GGCGATGCGCTCGGCGGCGGTGTCACGCGTTCGCTCGCGCTCGATGCGCATGGCAAATCGCTGAGCTCGGCGTTGATGGATCTCGACGTGGGGGAATGAGCGGGTGCTGCTGGCGGCGTTTCGCGTTGGATGGCTGCCGATCAGCCCCGCATGCCGTCACACCCCGGCCTTCGTCAGCTCATGCGCGCGGCGCAGTCGCTCGCGGCTGTTGCTCAGATGCATGCGCATCGCGGCGCGCGCGTCGTCGGCGTCCTGACGCTCGATCGCGCGATAGATCAGCATGTGCTCGCCGAGCACGCTGCGCAAAACCTCGATCTGGTCGAGCTCCGCGATCTCGGCCGAACCGAGCCGCGTGCGCGGGCTGACCGAGCGGCCGAGCTGGCTCAGCACGTCGAAGAAATAGCGGTTGCCGCTCGCGCGTGCGATCTGCAGATGGAACTCGATGTCGTGCGCGAGCGTGTCGGTGCTGCCGCGCTCCAGTTCCGACTCGAAGCGATCGAGCGCGATGCGAATCTGCTTGAGGTTCTGCTCGGTGCGCCGCGACGCCGCGAGAGCGGCCGCGGCCGCTTCGACGTCGATCCGGAACTCGATGATCGCCATCACGTCGAGCATGCTCGTGAGGTCGGCGGCGGGCAGTTGCATCGGCTTCTCGCCGGCGGGTGCGAGCACGAACGTGCCGATGCCGTGGCGCGTCTCGACGATGTTGGCCGCCTGCAGACGCGAAATCGCCTCGCGAACCACGGATCGGCTCACGGACAACTGCTTCATCATCGCGACTTCGGTGGGGATGCGGTCGCCTGGCCTCAGCGCGCCGCGGCGAATTTCATCGGAAAGGGTGGCCACCACCTTTTCAGTTAGGCTGCTCATTTTTGTGGCTGGTTGACTGGTCCTGCAAAGTATCGCACAGGACTTTACTCGATTCTGCCGCGTTCGGCGGCATCGGCGCGGGCTATTTTTGCGTGTGGCCGCGCGTCGGGCCGGAAGTGAACCGCGGGGTCGGGCAAGTGTGCCAGCCGCAACTCGCCACGTCGGAATTAAAGACATCAGACGTCTTAATTCGAATGGAGTCTCGGTCGTGCAAGAAGGCGGGAAAGCGCCGAATCGGCCTTTATTTCAAGGTACTTGGTTCGGATTGACAGGGTAAACACCTAACTGGATTTAACAAAAATAACGCGGTAGACTGTCGTCAGACAACATAACATACCCACAGCCGGGTTTTTGCACCCAACAGGGGAGACACATCTTGACATCAGTTCTGAGCACCGCGCTCGATCCGCTGGAATCGGCGGTCTCGAAGGTGAAGCGCAACGTGCTGCCGCTTTTCCTGATCATGTTCATCGCGAACTATATCGACCGCGTGAACATCGGCTTCGTCAATGCGCACATGAAGACCGATCTCGGCATCGGGGCGGCCGCTTACGGGCTCGGCAGCGGTCTGTTCTTCGTCGGCTACGCGCTGTTCGAAGTGCCGTCGAACGTGCTGATGCAGAAGTTCGGCGCGCGCGCGTGGCTCACGCGCATCATGGGCACGTGGGGGCTGGTGGCGGGCGCGATGGCGTTCGTATGGAACGACACGTCGTTCTACGTGCTGCGTTTTCTGCTCGGTGTCGCCGAGGCGGGCTTCTTTCCCGGCGTCGTCTTTTACTTCACGCAGTGGCTGCCGCAAAAAGAACGCGGCAAGGCGATGGCGATCTTTCTGTCCGGCTCGGCGCTCGCGTCGGTGCTATCCGGTCCGATCACCGGCTCGCTGCTGTCGATTCGCGGTCTCGGTCTGCAAGGCTGGCAGTGGATGTTCCTGATCGAAGGCGGGTTCTCGATCGTGCTGTGCGCCGTGAGCTGGCTGTTGCTGAAGTCGCACATCCGCGACGCGCACTGGCTCACCGGCGAAGAACAGCGGGTGCTCGAACAATCGATCGCGGCCGAGCAGGCCGAGCGCGAAGCGCAGGGCGGCGCGCATCTGCCGACGATGAAGCTGCTGAAGGACCCGCAGATCGCGCTGTTCTGCTTCCTGTACTTCGCGATCCAGCTGACGATCTACGCGGCCACCTTCTGGCTGCCGACCATCATCCGCAAGATGGGCGGCCTGACCGACTTCGAGGTCGGCATGTTCAACGCGATTCCGTGGTTGATCGCGATGGTCGCGATGTACGGCTTCGCGGTCGTGTCGGCGAAATGGCGTCATCAGCAGGGCTGGATGGCGGTCGCGCTCGTCATTGCGGCGATTGGCCTGTTCGCGTCGACGTCGGGCAACCCGGTGTTCTCGTTCGTCGCGATCTGCTTCTCGGCGATCGGCTTCAAGGCCGCGTCGTCGCTGTTCTGGCCGATTCCGCAGGGCTACCTCGATGCGCGCGTCGCCGCCGGCGTGCTCGCGCTGATCAACTCGCTCGGCAACCTCGGCGGCTTCTTCGCGCCGGCCACCTTCGGCTATCTGCAGCAGCACACGGGCTCGATCACGGGCGGGCTGTACGGTCTCGGCGTGGCATCGCTGCTCGCGGCGGCGGCGGGCTTCCTGACGCGCAAGAAGCCCGGCAATCGCGATCCTTTGCCCGACTCGTTGCAGGGCAACGCGCATTGACTACACTGACGGCTCGCATGTGGCCGTCAATTTTCACACACAGGTGCTTTTCCCATGTCCACGAAACCTACCGAATCGAACGCCACGCCGATCGTCACCGAACTGCGCGTCGTGCCCGTCGCTGGCCGCGACAGCATGCTGATGAATCTGAGCGGCGCGCATGGTCCGTTCTTCACGCGTAACGTCGTGATCCTGCGCGACAGCGCGGGCCATACCGGCGTCGGCGAAGTGCCGGGCGGCGAGAACATCCGCAAGACGATCGACGACGCGCGGCCGTTCGTGGTT
The genomic region above belongs to Paraburkholderia sp. HP33-1 and contains:
- a CDS encoding MFS transporter encodes the protein MTSVLSTALDPLESAVSKVKRNVLPLFLIMFIANYIDRVNIGFVNAHMKTDLGIGAAAYGLGSGLFFVGYALFEVPSNVLMQKFGARAWLTRIMGTWGLVAGAMAFVWNDTSFYVLRFLLGVAEAGFFPGVVFYFTQWLPQKERGKAMAIFLSGSALASVLSGPITGSLLSIRGLGLQGWQWMFLIEGGFSIVLCAVSWLLLKSHIRDAHWLTGEEQRVLEQSIAAEQAEREAQGGAHLPTMKLLKDPQIALFCFLYFAIQLTIYAATFWLPTIIRKMGGLTDFEVGMFNAIPWLIAMVAMYGFAVVSAKWRHQQGWMAVALVIAAIGLFASTSGNPVFSFVAICFSAIGFKAASSLFWPIPQGYLDARVAAGVLALINSLGNLGGFFAPATFGYLQQHTGSITGGLYGLGVASLLAAAAGFLTRKKPGNRDPLPDSLQGNAH
- a CDS encoding FadR/GntR family transcriptional regulator; translated protein: MSSLTEKVVATLSDEIRRGALRPGDRIPTEVAMMKQLSVSRSVVREAISRLQAANIVETRHGIGTFVLAPAGEKPMQLPAADLTSMLDVMAIIEFRIDVEAAAAALAASRRTEQNLKQIRIALDRFESELERGSTDTLAHDIEFHLQIARASGNRYFFDVLSQLGRSVSPRTRLGSAEIAELDQIEVLRSVLGEHMLIYRAIERQDADDARAAMRMHLSNSRERLRRAHELTKAGV